The following nucleotide sequence is from Pedobacter sp. PACM 27299.
CCTACTAATTCATTAGTGGTACCAACCATTATTGAAGATTTCCAGGCCTTACTGGATAACTCGGCACTTATGAATCAAAATGAATCGGGTGCTTATTCGGAAACCAGTTCCGGAGACTTCCAGGTCTCTAACAATTCATTTTTAACTTTTTCTGTAGCATACCGAAACTCATATATCTGGTCTGCAACTACTGATTTCTATGGAGGTGCAGATGTTAACTGGCAAAGCGCTTATCAACGCATATTGAATGCCAATTTAGCCCTTGAAGGCATAGCAACTATTGAACAAAGTTCTTTAAACAAAAGTAATTGGGATAATGTAAAAGGAAGTGCCCTATTTTACAGAGCCTATAACTTTTATGTCCTTGCTCAACAGTATTGCAAGCCCTATTCGGACCGATCTGATACTGATTTGGGAATTCCACTAAGGTTAAACTCAAATATTAACGAACGCTCAAAAAGGGCTACTGTAAAGAGCACTTACGACAGAATCATTACTGATTTAATAGAAGCTATTACTCTTTTACCATCAACCATATCCTACAAAACCCGCCCTTCAAAGCCAGCATGCTATGCGATGCTGGCAAGAGTTTATTTGAGTATGGGTAACTATGCCGCTGCCTTAGTTAACGCCACTGCCTGTTTAGCGCTGTATAATAAGGTTATCGATTATAACACACTTAATTCGGCCAGCACATACCCTATTCCACAGCTGAATGATGAGATAATTTATCAAACAAGATTAGGTGGAGCGACTCTGTTTTCCAGCGCGAACCTAAATGTAACTCAAGAGTTATTATCACTTTACAATTCGAATGACCTAAGATTAAAGCTGTTTTTTGAAAAATCAGTGTCTAATACCTCATTTAAAGGATCCTACGATGGTAGCCGTTTTTTCTTTTCAGGTCTAGCGGTGGATGAAGTACTGCTCATTAGATCAGAATGTAATTCAAGAGCTGGTAATTTAAAGGATGCACTGGAAGACCTAAACACCTTAGTAAAAAAACGCTGGAATAAGGAATCCGCTTATGTTGAATTTAATACTACTGATAAAGAACTGGCAATTTCCAAAGTGCTTGAAGAAAGAAGGAAAGAACTATGTTTTAGAGGATTACGTTGGACTGACCTAAGGCGATTAAACCAGGAAAATAACCGGCAAACAACCCTCACCAGAGTTTTAAACGGACAAACCTATCAGCTCTTGCCCAATGACCCGAAATATACATTCCCAATCGATTTGAATGAAATATTAATTAGTGGAATAGAACAAAATAACAGATTTTAAAAAAAACAAAAATGAAAACACAAACAATAATATATTATGTGATTTTTACAGCAATTTCATTATTCAATCTGTCAAAATCTTACAGTAAAACTGAAAAAAAGACAATTGAGGATCGGTTAATCCTAACGGGTAAATTTACAAATGTAGATCAAAATGGAACAGTCAAATTGTATTTATGGACAGATATCGTGGCCTCTAGTAATAAGTACCGAGAGCCATATAGGGTGTTTAGCACTAAACTAAAAAATGGAAGATTTGCATTCCAGATAGATTCGGTAAAAACAAACGACTACATAATATTGAGCAAAGATGAACTAAATGGCCAACCTATACCAATAATAGATATGTATAGAATAGAGCAGGGTGATCAGATTCATGTCGACATTCATCACAATGGCACATTGAAGTTATCTAGTGTGACAGATTTAGGAAAACCTACTTATGAATACCAGGTCCAATTCTCAGGTAGAGGTTCAAATAAATACCAATGCCGGTATAGCCTAGATTCATTGAAACAGGTATATACAGAAAATTTTTACAGATTGCCAGGAAATGAGAAAGCCAGAAATGCAGCAACAATACTAGAAATCTCACAAAATGAGATAAATATTGAAGATTACATTACCACTAAACAATTAGATTTTCTGGAAACTTACCGTCATAAAATTCCGTCGCATATTTTTGATTTAGTCAAGATTGACCTCATTTCAACCAATATGAAACATGAATTAAAATTTATCTCCACATCAATAAATGAATTCTACACTAAAACTGATAGAGATCTAGTTAGAGAACATTTCAACAACAGCAAATTAAATAGGCTATTTAATGGCATTTCTAAAGAAACAGGTATTAATTCTATAGCTTTTACAAATACAACATTAGAAAAACTAAGAAAAGAAAGCATATTTCTTTATAAAGACAAGCCTGTCCATGAATTAATCTATGCAAAATATAAAGGGCAGCTTAGAGACAAATTAATCACCGCTTACTTAATAAAAAACTATTCTTCTTTGTCAAATATCGAAGCAAAGAAAATATTGGCCGAAGCAAATGAAATTATCGAAACACCTGCTTACCTGAAAATGCTAGACGCATTAACAATTCTAAATATAGGCTCATTATTATACCCATTCGAATTACCAGACAAAGAGAACAAAATCGCAAAACTTAGTGACTTCAGGGGAAAGGTATTATTTATTGATTTTTATTATACAGGTTGTAGCAATTGCATCAGCTATAATAAAAATACCGTATCGGTTGCAAAAGAATACTTTAAAAACACTACAGATGTTTCCTTTGTGACTATCTCTATAGATGGCAATAGACAACAATGGTTAAAGAGTCTTGAAAGCAAACTATATACATCAGAAAGTGCAATCAATCTGTACACCAGTGGCCTTGGTGGAAACCATCCCTTAATAAAGCAATTAAAAATCACAGCATACCCTCATTCTATTCTAATCGATAGAGAAGGAAAAATTTACAATAATAATTTCAAAGATTTGGGTAAAAATGATCCTAATGATTTAATATCAATTATAAAAAAAGCCTTGAATTCAAATTAATTCATTCTATTCTTAAATATAGGGGGATTTTCCCCCTATATTATTTAACATTATGGTCCTAATTTGGGCTGATAAATTCTCCAGGTAAGGAATTACCAACTAATGTAGCACTAGGAATTGTGCTTAATTGTTGGCCAGTCGCCGGTGGGGTTATTGAACCGGTATCCCACTGTTCAGAACAAATTGTTAAAGATTGCTCACAAAAATCTGTGCTAGGATAATAGACATAGTTTGCTTTATTTAATGGAGTACTAGATCCACTTTTATTGTAGAATCGGTGTATGGTATTGTCTGATTTTTTAGTGTAATTAAATGCACTAAATCCCACCGCCAAACCAACTACCAGAAGGCTCAAAGCGATTTTTTTGATGTTTGAAGTTATCGTATTCATAACGTGTTTTTTTAAATTTTTAAGAATGTTGTTTTTTCATTAGCCATAGTGCACACAGGGCAAGAGCAATAAATCCCATATTAAACCACAAATGTGCTGTCCAGCTTAAATTTTGAATGATCAGATTGCAATGACAAGGCAACTTTTCTTCCCAGAGTAACATACTCAGAATGTAAGCCGTAAAAACAACCATTAGACTGACAAAACCATATAATCCCCATTTATAAGTTTTAGGGATGATCAGTAGCAATGAAACTACTATTTCTGATATGGGCACCATCCAGGAGATCAAGGTGGCATAAGTACCAATAAGCTTAACTTTAGCTAAGCCACTTTTGAAGCTTTCATGGTCTTCAATTTTGCTAAACGCAGAAATTAGAAACAGGAATAAACAAACAAGAATTATTAAAAAAGCAATTCTTTCTTTGCTACGCGCTGTAAGCCAAAAACTACACTTGCTAGCGGTTGTAATATCCATTGTAATAGGTTTGATCATTCAAAATATTATTAATTGTGGAATCCTCCACAGTAGACCTTTGGTCCACAAAACTTTAAGACTCTTTGTCACCGCTCTCCTTTCTTTTTATAAAACATAAATTCTACAACCCTAAGTTGTGAACTATCCGTAAAAATAAATGCGGTGAATACCACTAAAAAAAAGGGTTTATAACTAAAAAAAATCCGGCCAAAACCGGATTTCATCAAAAATTAAAATCAGGAGAGATAACGGGACAAATGGCAAGGTGAGATAATATTGGTTCCTGAGTTCGAATAAAATTTCATTATCGAAAACGATTTCTATTCACAGTTGTTCATGTAGCCGAAAATAGTTATTCGAAGCATGAAATTAAATGAATTAAGAAAAGGAAATATCGTTTATACCACAAGTACTACTGCAACCTATGGCCGTAACCCAGTTTTAGTTGTTGATATTGATGCTGATCATGTCTCCTATGTCAGTGAAAAGCATCAGTACTTCTGTGAACTTAAACCTTT
It contains:
- a CDS encoding RagB/SusD family nutrient uptake outer membrane protein, producing the protein MENMKYILITLIGLFFTSCKKDWLDAKPTNSLVVPTIIEDFQALLDNSALMNQNESGAYSETSSGDFQVSNNSFLTFSVAYRNSYIWSATTDFYGGADVNWQSAYQRILNANLALEGIATIEQSSLNKSNWDNVKGSALFYRAYNFYVLAQQYCKPYSDRSDTDLGIPLRLNSNINERSKRATVKSTYDRIITDLIEAITLLPSTISYKTRPSKPACYAMLARVYLSMGNYAAALVNATACLALYNKVIDYNTLNSASTYPIPQLNDEIIYQTRLGGATLFSSANLNVTQELLSLYNSNDLRLKLFFEKSVSNTSFKGSYDGSRFFFSGLAVDEVLLIRSECNSRAGNLKDALEDLNTLVKKRWNKESAYVEFNTTDKELAISKVLEERRKELCFRGLRWTDLRRLNQENNRQTTLTRVLNGQTYQLLPNDPKYTFPIDLNEILISGIEQNNRF
- a CDS encoding TlpA family protein disulfide reductase, which produces MKTQTIIYYVIFTAISLFNLSKSYSKTEKKTIEDRLILTGKFTNVDQNGTVKLYLWTDIVASSNKYREPYRVFSTKLKNGRFAFQIDSVKTNDYIILSKDELNGQPIPIIDMYRIEQGDQIHVDIHHNGTLKLSSVTDLGKPTYEYQVQFSGRGSNKYQCRYSLDSLKQVYTENFYRLPGNEKARNAATILEISQNEINIEDYITTKQLDFLETYRHKIPSHIFDLVKIDLISTNMKHELKFISTSINEFYTKTDRDLVREHFNNSKLNRLFNGISKETGINSIAFTNTTLEKLRKESIFLYKDKPVHELIYAKYKGQLRDKLITAYLIKNYSSLSNIEAKKILAEANEIIETPAYLKMLDALTILNIGSLLYPFELPDKENKIAKLSDFRGKVLFIDFYYTGCSNCISYNKNTVSVAKEYFKNTTDVSFVTISIDGNRQQWLKSLESKLYTSESAINLYTSGLGGNHPLIKQLKITAYPHSILIDREGKIYNNNFKDLGKNDPNDLISIIKKALNSN
- a CDS encoding MauE/DoxX family redox-associated membrane protein, producing MIKPITMDITTASKCSFWLTARSKERIAFLIILVCLFLFLISAFSKIEDHESFKSGLAKVKLIGTYATLISWMVPISEIVVSLLLIIPKTYKWGLYGFVSLMVVFTAYILSMLLWEEKLPCHCNLIIQNLSWTAHLWFNMGFIALALCALWLMKKQHS